A genomic window from Candidatus Saccharibacteria bacterium includes:
- the gyrB gene encoding DNA topoisomerase (ATP-hydrolyzing) subunit B: MAKQTADSYDASQIQVLEGLEPVRKRPGMYIGSTGYDGVHHLIKEIADNCIDEAIAGYGTMVTIELLEDGGCRVTDNGRGIPVDVHPKTGKSTLETVLTVLHAGGKFGGGGYKVSSGLHGVGSSVVNALSTKFVAEVSHGGELYQIEFAEGKPLSELKNLGKTDMPRGTRITFYPDTKIFKEFTKFDYSWVLDYLRHQAYLTKGVRAKVYDYRTGDRYEFYFDGGIKSYVKHLNFGKDVLEDEIFYVEKQVEDSMVEIAMQYNDSYTENVMAFANNVYNPEGGMHLVGFRSAMTRVINDYARKNGLLKEKEDNLTGDDIREGQTAVILVKLPDPQFEGQTKNKLGNPEVRRYVESVTNEYYSYYLEEHPAAAKKIIGKAILAARARKAARAARENVIRKGVLEGSSLPGKLADCSSRNPDECELYIVEGDSAGGSAKVGRDSRTQAILPLRGKVLNTERARLDRMLNNNEIVSLIKGLGVGIGDQFDIKGLRYNRIIIMTDADVDGSHIATLLLTFFFRYMTEVIESGHIYLAKPPLFELTRSGNKESDFIYDEPDLDVLLDKQIAARKTNGTKVDGAAERFKQAGYTDQKRYKGLGEMDATQLWETTMNPEKRVLIQVKVADAEKADAIFNKLMGDEVELRKSFIQARAKDVNLDDLDV, from the coding sequence ATGGCTAAACAAACAGCTGATAGTTATGATGCCAGTCAGATTCAAGTGCTTGAGGGGCTGGAACCGGTGCGCAAGCGCCCCGGTATGTATATTGGTTCGACCGGGTATGACGGCGTTCACCATCTGATAAAAGAAATAGCCGATAACTGTATCGACGAAGCCATCGCCGGCTATGGCACGATGGTTACAATCGAATTGCTAGAGGATGGCGGTTGTCGCGTAACCGATAACGGCCGAGGTATTCCAGTTGATGTTCATCCGAAAACAGGAAAGTCTACACTCGAGACTGTTTTAACAGTGTTGCACGCTGGCGGTAAGTTCGGCGGCGGTGGTTACAAAGTTTCCTCCGGTTTGCACGGTGTTGGCTCGAGCGTGGTGAATGCACTATCTACTAAATTTGTCGCAGAGGTTTCTCACGGCGGTGAGCTCTATCAGATTGAGTTCGCTGAGGGCAAGCCGCTCAGCGAACTAAAAAACCTAGGTAAAACAGACATGCCGCGCGGTACGAGGATCACTTTTTATCCCGATACCAAGATATTCAAGGAGTTTACCAAGTTCGATTACAGTTGGGTGCTCGATTACTTGCGTCATCAAGCGTATCTGACGAAAGGCGTTCGAGCTAAAGTGTACGATTATCGTACAGGCGACAGATATGAATTTTATTTTGATGGCGGTATCAAATCCTACGTGAAACATCTGAACTTTGGTAAAGACGTGCTCGAAGACGAAATATTCTATGTTGAAAAGCAGGTCGAAGACAGCATGGTTGAAATCGCTATGCAATATAATGATAGCTACACCGAGAACGTTATGGCATTTGCCAACAACGTCTATAACCCAGAGGGCGGCATGCATTTAGTTGGCTTTCGTTCAGCCATGACCAGGGTTATTAATGACTACGCGCGCAAAAACGGCCTATTAAAGGAAAAAGAGGATAACCTCACCGGTGATGATATTCGTGAAGGTCAAACGGCGGTTATTTTAGTTAAATTGCCAGACCCTCAGTTCGAGGGTCAGACCAAGAACAAGCTGGGAAACCCCGAGGTACGACGCTACGTCGAGAGCGTGACCAACGAATATTACTCGTATTATCTAGAGGAGCATCCAGCGGCGGCGAAAAAGATCATCGGCAAAGCGATTTTAGCAGCTCGCGCCCGCAAGGCGGCCCGTGCAGCTCGCGAAAACGTCATCAGAAAAGGTGTTTTGGAGGGCTCATCGCTCCCAGGTAAGCTAGCTGACTGCTCTAGTCGTAATCCAGATGAGTGCGAGCTGTATATCGTAGAGGGCGACTCGGCTGGGGGTAGCGCCAAGGTGGGTCGCGATAGCCGAACGCAGGCCATCCTGCCACTGCGCGGTAAGGTGCTCAACACCGAGCGAGCTCGTCTCGACCGCATGTTAAATAACAATGAAATCGTTTCTCTCATCAAGGGTCTCGGTGTTGGCATCGGCGACCAGTTTGACATCAAAGGCCTCAGATACAATCGAATCATTATCATGACCGATGCCGATGTTGACGGATCTCATATTGCTACACTGCTACTAACCTTCTTTTTCCGCTATATGACAGAGGTGATCGAGAGCGGGCACATCTATCTAGCGAAACCGCCACTGTTCGAGTTGACCAGGTCGGGTAACAAGGAGAGCGATTTCATCTACGATGAACCAGATCTCGACGTTTTGCTGGATAAACAGATAGCTGCTCGCAAAACCAATGGCACCAAGGTTGATGGAGCCGCAGAGCGATTCAAACAAGCCGGCTATACTGATCAGAAACGTTACAAAGGTTTGGGTGAAATGGATGCGACACAGCTCTGGGAGACAACTATGAACCCGGAAAAGCGGGTCCTGATCCAGGTGAAAGTGGCTGACGCCGAGAAAGCTGACGCTATTTTCAACAAGCTGATGGGTGACGAAGTAGAGCTACGCAAGAGCTTTATTCAGGCGCGTGCCAAAGATGTTAATCTCGATGATTTGGATGTGTAG
- the gyrA gene encoding DNA gyrase subunit A, protein MNDHINESTEVNDVDTTTDNQGKEAIRGEVVSLKEDHSRLVELRTVEDVMENSFLRYSMSVIIDRALPDVRDGLKPVHRRILYTMEKNGWRPGTKFVKSARIVGDVMGKYHPHGDSAIYDAMVRLAQNWTMRYCLVEGQGNFGSMDGDPPAANRYTEARMHKVGAELLVDLDKETVDFRDNYDGTLKEPTVLPAKLPQLLLNGQMGIAVGMATNIPTHNLSELCDAIVHLIDNGVDNTTTEDLLTYVKGPDFPTGGIVYGGAPMKQAYLTGRGSVVIRAVAEIEEGRKGRHQIVVTEIPYGVNKATLQERMADLVNEKKIGSIYDIRDESARGNVRLVIELKKDAYPKKILNQLFKMTSLQTSFHYNMLALVDGIQPRILGLKDILTEYLKHREIVVRRRTEYELKKARERAHILEGLKIALDNIDAVIALIRASKSYEEARDGLMKQFKLSEIQAQAILAMQLRKLTGLERQAIEDELKELHKLIKELESILADEQKILAIIREELLEMKEKYGDDRRTQIINHEIGKMSEEDVIPEENVVILLTTENYIKRTLVSDYRRQNRGGKGKRGVTTKEADIVDQLITCNTHDFLSFFTNKGRVFRLRAYEVPAASLQAKGVAAVNLLQLQPDEKITSIIKSEKDANDDGYLFMTTVNGTVKKTAVKDYANIRQTGLIAIKLDEGDELRWVKRSSGKEDIVISTSFGQAIRFNEQDARPMGRSARGVRGIRLRPGDSVVGMDLAEEGKNLLLLSENGYGKMTKVANFPSHRRGGIGIKAAVVSGKTGNLITVKALDTDASEIIAISAGGQTIRVALKDIPLLGRATQGVRIMRLADSDSVASVGLIPEQTKELSDDESTEVESS, encoded by the coding sequence ATGAACGATCATATTAATGAGTCTACCGAAGTTAACGATGTTGATACTACAACAGATAATCAAGGCAAGGAAGCCATTCGTGGCGAAGTGGTGAGTCTCAAGGAAGACCACTCTAGGCTCGTTGAACTGCGCACGGTTGAGGATGTGATGGAGAATAGCTTCTTGCGCTATTCCATGTCTGTTATTATTGATCGCGCTCTGCCTGATGTCCGAGATGGACTAAAACCGGTTCATCGCCGTATTCTCTATACGATGGAGAAAAATGGCTGGCGCCCTGGTACAAAGTTTGTGAAGTCGGCGCGTATCGTCGGTGACGTCATGGGTAAGTATCACCCGCATGGCGACAGTGCTATCTATGACGCTATGGTGCGTTTGGCGCAGAACTGGACGATGCGTTATTGTCTCGTCGAGGGCCAGGGTAACTTTGGTTCGATGGACGGTGATCCACCAGCTGCCAACCGCTACACTGAAGCTCGTATGCACAAGGTAGGCGCGGAGCTACTAGTCGATTTAGACAAGGAGACAGTAGATTTCCGCGATAACTACGACGGTACACTGAAGGAACCAACGGTACTACCGGCTAAACTGCCGCAATTACTGCTAAACGGACAAATGGGTATTGCTGTTGGTATGGCGACTAACATACCAACACACAATTTGAGCGAACTATGTGACGCAATCGTTCATTTGATAGATAATGGTGTAGATAATACAACAACCGAAGATTTACTGACCTACGTCAAAGGTCCAGATTTCCCAACCGGCGGTATTGTTTATGGCGGTGCACCGATGAAACAAGCCTACTTAACGGGCCGAGGTAGCGTCGTTATTCGCGCCGTAGCCGAAATTGAAGAAGGCAGAAAAGGTCGGCATCAAATTGTCGTCACTGAGATTCCTTATGGTGTAAATAAAGCAACACTCCAGGAACGAATGGCTGATTTGGTGAATGAAAAGAAGATTGGCTCTATCTATGACATCCGTGATGAATCAGCACGTGGCAATGTTCGCCTAGTGATTGAGCTGAAAAAAGATGCCTATCCAAAAAAGATCTTGAATCAACTATTCAAAATGACGTCTTTGCAGACCAGCTTCCATTACAACATGCTAGCACTAGTGGACGGTATCCAGCCGCGCATTCTGGGGCTTAAAGATATCTTGACCGAATATCTCAAGCACCGTGAAATCGTGGTCCGTCGCCGCACCGAATATGAGCTCAAGAAAGCCCGTGAACGCGCTCATATCCTAGAAGGTCTCAAGATTGCCCTCGATAATATCGATGCCGTAATCGCCCTAATCCGAGCTAGCAAGTCATACGAAGAGGCGCGCGATGGACTGATGAAACAGTTCAAGCTCAGTGAAATCCAAGCTCAGGCAATTCTCGCGATGCAGTTACGCAAACTAACTGGCCTGGAGCGACAAGCTATCGAGGACGAACTAAAAGAGTTACATAAATTGATCAAAGAGCTAGAAAGTATTTTGGCGGACGAGCAAAAAATCCTAGCTATCATCCGCGAAGAGCTGCTAGAGATGAAAGAAAAATACGGCGACGATCGACGCACGCAAATCATCAATCATGAAATCGGTAAAATGAGCGAAGAGGACGTTATTCCAGAGGAAAACGTTGTAATTTTGTTAACGACAGAGAACTACATCAAGCGCACTTTGGTGAGCGACTACCGTCGTCAAAATCGTGGCGGCAAAGGCAAACGCGGCGTTACGACGAAAGAGGCCGATATCGTCGACCAGCTCATTACGTGTAATACACACGACTTCCTATCGTTCTTCACCAACAAGGGTCGAGTTTTCCGACTGCGAGCTTATGAAGTTCCAGCCGCATCATTGCAGGCCAAGGGCGTCGCGGCAGTTAACTTGCTCCAGCTCCAACCCGATGAGAAAATTACATCAATTATCAAATCTGAAAAAGATGCAAACGACGACGGCTACCTATTTATGACGACAGTCAATGGCACTGTCAAGAAGACAGCCGTCAAAGATTACGCCAATATTAGGCAAACTGGCTTGATCGCCATCAAGCTAGACGAAGGCGATGAACTACGCTGGGTAAAACGATCGAGTGGCAAAGAAGATATTGTAATATCTACATCATTTGGTCAGGCGATTCGATTTAACGAGCAAGATGCTCGACCTATGGGACGATCAGCACGTGGTGTGCGTGGCATTAGATTGCGTCCAGGTGATAGTGTCGTTGGCATGGATCTGGCCGAAGAGGGTAAGAATCTACTGCTGCTCAGCGAAAATGGCTATGGAAAGATGACAAAAGTTGCTAACTTTCCATCGCATCGCCGAGGAGGTATTGGTATCAAAGCTGCTGTTGTGAGCGGCAAGACTGGTAATTTGATTACGGTCAAAGCTCTCGATACTGATGCGAGCGAGATCATTGCTATATCGGCAGGTGGTCAAACGATCAGGGTCGCGCTAAAAGATATTCCGTTACTCGGCAGGGCGACTCAGGGAGTTCGTATTATGCGACTAGCCGATAGTGACAGCGTGGCTTCGGTCGGCTTGATTCCGGAACAGACCAAGGAGCTCAGCGATGATGAATCAACAGAGGTTGAATCGTCATGA
- a CDS encoding DUF11 domain-containing protein, translating to MFKKLVSNLPFSPSLVGQLGFYARRLKKEEAIRRLGLIFTAFALVIQSVAVFNPPESANAADGNDMCPGVTANAAGVSKVKACYNNNTRHFKDVMTYFGITKTALWSALDGSASFRSTSTYKDWYTFGHQKRFGGDKNFSDQVAGDLWARKWNHKNNIDNGQYGWKGKSGDRDFIILVNCGNLALKKLTNPSAKCVSLVASKTEITAGDSIVLTAKASTSDGADITKYNFAQSGPETANTSVKTSATSATWNRTLAKAGTYKFSVSVDTSNAGSGLTSNGCNAQVVVKEKVTPKAVCEDLTVVPASGKKGTTFKITAKASASDGATIQKYNFTATGAASYSWSSTTSATTSTWSLTPEKTGSYAAKVSVDTSIGAKTSDACNASFTVTDNANPSAECKLLSVETLSRTQYKLNATASVVDGATVSGYSYVIKDANGKVVKQSGKIAEDTWTVDLPDNTSLTNTVTYTAILTVHTSVGDKTSTNCEKVITIPPVDKCEYNPELPAGDENCVPNCETNPDLEGCTPEIDLVKSAVNKTQGDKDATTVTANGGDVIAYTVTITNYGKVAGSVTLDDILVDTLEYATLTDAGGADFDEATQTLSWGEISVEGGASTTRTFVVTVNNPVPSTAQNHGTPESYDCVMTNTVSEDNDGVVSVPVNCPVVKEVVEQTIVKQLPATGAGDNLLFGGIVAAVVVFFYARSRQLGKEVRLVRREFNAGTL from the coding sequence ATGTTCAAGAAACTCGTGTCAAATCTACCATTCAGCCCATCGCTCGTCGGGCAGCTTGGGTTTTATGCTAGGCGCCTAAAGAAAGAAGAAGCAATCCGTCGCCTTGGATTGATTTTTACAGCTTTCGCTCTAGTGATACAGAGTGTTGCGGTATTCAACCCGCCAGAATCAGCTAATGCTGCCGATGGCAATGATATGTGTCCTGGCGTCACCGCTAATGCCGCCGGTGTTAGCAAAGTCAAAGCTTGCTACAATAACAACACGAGGCACTTCAAAGATGTCATGACCTATTTTGGCATCACTAAAACTGCGCTATGGAGCGCCCTCGACGGTAGCGCTTCGTTCAGGAGTACCAGCACCTACAAAGACTGGTATACCTTTGGTCACCAAAAACGCTTTGGTGGTGACAAGAACTTCTCTGATCAGGTAGCCGGTGACCTCTGGGCTCGCAAATGGAATCACAAGAATAATATTGACAACGGTCAGTACGGCTGGAAAGGCAAATCTGGCGATAGAGACTTTATCATTCTCGTTAACTGTGGTAACCTCGCGCTCAAGAAACTAACCAATCCTAGTGCTAAATGCGTTAGCCTCGTAGCCTCAAAAACTGAGATTACCGCCGGTGACTCTATCGTACTCACCGCCAAAGCTTCTACTAGTGATGGTGCGGATATTACAAAATATAATTTCGCCCAGAGCGGTCCAGAAACGGCTAACACCTCAGTCAAAACGAGTGCTACATCTGCCACTTGGAATCGAACGTTAGCAAAAGCCGGTACCTATAAATTCTCAGTTAGCGTTGATACCAGCAACGCCGGCAGTGGATTGACCTCTAACGGTTGCAACGCTCAGGTCGTGGTCAAGGAAAAAGTCACCCCCAAGGCAGTTTGTGAAGATCTAACAGTCGTCCCAGCTAGTGGCAAAAAAGGCACTACCTTTAAGATTACCGCCAAAGCCTCGGCTTCTGACGGAGCTACAATCCAGAAATATAATTTCACTGCCACTGGAGCTGCTAGCTACTCATGGAGCTCTACGACATCTGCAACCACGAGCACCTGGTCATTAACCCCAGAGAAAACCGGCAGCTACGCTGCTAAGGTTTCAGTCGATACTAGTATCGGCGCCAAGACTTCAGACGCTTGTAACGCCTCATTTACAGTGACGGACAACGCTAACCCGTCTGCCGAGTGTAAGCTACTCAGCGTAGAGACCCTATCTAGGACTCAGTACAAGCTCAACGCTACCGCCTCGGTAGTTGACGGCGCAACCGTCAGCGGCTATAGCTACGTCATCAAAGACGCAAACGGCAAAGTCGTCAAGCAATCTGGCAAAATCGCCGAAGACACGTGGACGGTTGATCTACCAGATAACACCAGCCTGACTAACACCGTCACCTACACCGCTATCCTCACTGTGCACACATCTGTCGGAGACAAGACCTCGACAAACTGCGAAAAGGTCATCACCATTCCACCTGTTGACAAGTGCGAATACAACCCAGAACTACCAGCTGGCGATGAGAACTGTGTACCTAACTGCGAGACTAACCCCGACCTAGAAGGCTGCACACCAGAGATTGACCTGGTCAAAAGCGCAGTCAACAAGACGCAGGGCGACAAAGATGCTACGACCGTCACAGCTAACGGTGGCGACGTTATCGCCTACACCGTTACAATCACCAACTACGGTAAAGTAGCTGGATCTGTAACCCTCGATGATATCCTCGTCGACACCCTAGAATATGCCACCTTGACCGATGCTGGCGGCGCAGACTTTGACGAAGCTACGCAAACCCTATCGTGGGGCGAGATTAGTGTCGAAGGTGGCGCTAGCACGACTCGCACCTTCGTGGTAACTGTTAATAACCCTGTGCCATCTACCGCACAGAACCACGGTACTCCTGAATCATATGACTGTGTCATGACCAACACCGTTAGCGAAGACAACGACGGCGTAGTCAGCGTACCTGTCAACTGCCCTGTTGTCAAGGAAGTTGTCGAACAAACTATCGTTAAACAACTACCTGCTACAGGCGCTGGTGACAACCTACTATTTGGCGGCATCGTAGCAGCAGTTGTGGTGTTCTTCTACGCTCGTTCTCGCCAGCTCGGCAAAGAGGTTCGATTGGTACGACGTGAGTTTAACGCAGGGACATTATAA